The Alnus glutinosa chromosome 7, dhAlnGlut1.1, whole genome shotgun sequence genome includes a region encoding these proteins:
- the LOC133873430 gene encoding uncharacterized protein LOC133873430, with protein MRRRFRCSDQLKYYFVMPEGPPVGRENAIEIIGSKRFWSKTGDEFHIRESGYSYGKATMYTYINGESATSWCMVIYHVDTQGVLKCGSVELGLHQVELRWKAINIFSKLLHLNIFKRVPRAASPPPPSSLSGMHAFVPSDVCLLRDFVYPVVRRERSLFPHPFVHQLHDRSELPVDIDEMRRRFQILDHRFCDKYYFVMLERPPTGEKNAIEIGGTKVFWKKIRKEQPIHDRTYFIGFFYGEAYGYEREIGWYMTIYRVNLSRVLKCGPWQLGLNQIESRWVAVRIFSKDASMIFSNPAPLPGSAPPAPPSDELPPPPPPSPPALTVQLFVYELLEYCLLFILKKTNSLAWNAGLGEDVHRLVYGTGGF; from the exons ATGAGAAGGAGATTCCGATGTTCGGACCAGCTTAAGTACTACTTCGTGATGCCAGAAGGGCCTCCAGTTGGTAGAGAGAATGCGATAGAGATCATAGGAAGTAAAAGGTTTTGGAGTAAAACTGGTGATGAATTTCATATCCGTGAATCGGGATATTCATATGGGAAGGCAACTATGTACACGTACATAAATGGAGAAAGTGCCACCAGTTGGTGTATGGTTATATATCACGTAGATACACAGGGAGTGCTGAAATGTGGTTCGGTTGAATTGGGATTGCATCAAGTTGAG TTACGGTGGAAAGCtatcaatattttttcaaaacttctACATCTCAACATTTTCAAACGGGTGCCCCGAGCAGCAtcgccaccaccaccatcatcaTTATCAG GTATGCATGCATTTGTGCCTTCAGATGTTTGTCTTCTTCGAGATTTTGTATACCCCGTGGTTCGTCGTGAACGGAGCTTATTTCCTCATCCATTTGTTCACCAATTACACGATCGAAGCGAATTGCCCGTTGATATAGATGAGATGAGAAGGCGATTCCAAATTTTGGACCATCGTTTCTGTGATAAGTACTACTTTGTGATGCTTGAAAGGCCTCCAACTGGTGAAAAGAATGCCATAGAGATTGGAGGAACTAAagtattttggaaaaaaattaggaaagaaCAGCCTATCCATGACCGTACATATTTTATTGGATTCTTTTATGGCGAGGCATATGGATATG AAAGGGAGATCGGTTGGTATATGACTATATATCGCGTAAATCTTTCTAGAGTGCTAAAATGTGGCCCATGGCAATTGGGATTGAATCAAATTGAG tCTCGCTGGGTAGCTGTCAGGATTTTTTCAAAAGATGCATCTATGATTTTTTCCAATCCTGCTCCCCTCCCTGGATCAGCTCCACCCGCACCACCAAGTGATGAgttaccaccaccaccaccaccgtcACCACCAGCATTAACAG TTCAACTATTTGTCTATGAACTTTTGGAGTACTGCCTTTTGTTTATCCTGAAGAAGACAAACTCTCTCGCATGGAATGCGGGATTAGGAGAAGATGTTCACCGGTTAGTTTATGGAACTGGTGGATTTTGA
- the LOC133872384 gene encoding uncharacterized protein LOC133872384 — protein MATDASPKFLGVPKSPDFHTEISVSPPTTHDGLEFWQFMIAGSVAGSVEHMAMFPVDTLKTRMQAIGGSCAIAPVGVRQALGSILKVEGPAGLYRGIGAMGLGAGPAHAVYFSVYELCKEAFSGGNPNNSAAHAVSGVFATVASDAVITPLDMVKQRLQLKSSPYKGVGDCVKRVLLEEGIGAFYASYRTTVVMNAPFTAVHFATYEAAKRGLMEVSPESAGDDERLIVHATAGAVAGALAAAVTTPLDVVKTQLQCQGVCGCDRFSSSSIGDVVQSIVRKDGYRGLVRGWIPRMLFHAPAAAICWSTYEASKTFFQQLSGSN, from the exons ATGGCCACAGACGCCTCCCCGAAATTCCTGGGCGTGCCGAAATCCCCGGACTTCCATACCGAAATATCGGTATCGCCGCCCACGACCCACGACGGCCTAGAGTTCTGGCAGTTCATGATTGCCGGTTCCGTGGCGGGCTCCGTCGAGCACATGGCAATGTTTCCGGTCGATACTCTGAAAACCCGAATGCAGGCCATCGGTGGGTCTTGCGCTATTGCACCGGTTGGTGTCCGGCAAGCCCTCGGCTCCATTTTGAAGGTCGAGGGCCCTGCTGGACTCTATCGCGGTATTGGGGCAATGGGGCTCGGCGCAGGACCGGCCCATGCCGTGTACTTTTCTGTCTATGAGCTCTGCAAAGAGGCCTTTTCGGGTGGGAACCCGAATAACTCGGCTGCACACGCCGTCTCGGGGGTTTTCGCGACGGTGGCAAGCGATGCCGTGATAACGCCGTTGGATATGGTGAAGCAGAGGTTGCAGCTGAAGAGTAGTCCTTACAAGGGTGTGGGTGACTGCGTGAAGAGGGTATTGTTGGAGGAGGGAATCGGAGCTTTCTACGCGTCGTATCGGACTACGGTGGTGATGAATGCTCCGTTCACGGCGGTTCATTTCGCGACCTATGAGGCGGCGAAGAGAGGGTTAATGGAGGTTTCGCCGGAGAGTGCTGGGGATGATGAGAGGTTGATTGTTCATGCCACCGCTGGAGCTGTTGCTGGGGCTTTGGCTGCCGCGGTGACAACTCCACTTGATGTTGTCAAAACTCAGTTGCAGTGCCAG GGCGTCTGTGGTTGTGATAGATTTTCAAGCAGTTCGATTGGGGACGTTGTCCAAAGCATCGTGAGAAAGGATGGATATCGTGGGCTTGTCAGAGGATGGATACCCAGGATGCTCTTCCATGCACCTGCTGCTGCAATCTGCTGGTCTACTTACGAAGCTTCAAAAACCTTTTTTCAACAGCTCAGTGGCAGCAACTGA
- the LOC133873665 gene encoding uncharacterized protein At5g01610-like, whose translation MDQMLNKVGSYWFSNRASKEFKSAGDDISSLSTSIEGGAKWLVNKLKGKMQKPLPELLKEYDMAAGIFPRDATNYEFNEETGKLTVFIPAVCEVGYKDSSVLRFSTTVTGYLEKGKLVDVEGIKTKVMIWVKVTCISSDGSKLHFTAGMKKTRSREAYEVLRDGVSVDKF comes from the exons ATGGATCAGATGCTGAACAAGGTCGGCTCGTACTGGTTCAGCAATAGGGCTAGCAAGGAGTTCAAATCCGCCGGCGATGATATCAGC TCATTGTCTACCAGTATCGAAGGTGGAGCCAAATGGTTGGTTAATAAACTCAAAG GAAAAATGCAAAAGCCATTGCCAGAGCTGCTAAAGGAGTATGACATGGCAGCGGGGATCTTCCCACGTGATGCCACCAACTATGAGTTCAATGAGGAGACAGGAAAGCTCACAGTCTTCATACCGGCAGTTTGTGAAGTGGGCTACAAGGACTCATCTGTCTTGCGTTTTTCCACCACTGTTACAGGGTATCTGGAGAAAGGAAAGCTAGTTGACGTAGAGGGGATAAAGACAAAGGTGATGATATGGGTAAAAGTGACTTGTATCTCATCTGACGGATCAAAGTTGCATTTCACGGCTGGGATGAAGAAAACCAGGAGTAGAGAGGCTTATGAGGTTCTTAGAGATGGTGTAAGTGTAGATAAGTTCTAA
- the LOC133873147 gene encoding ferritin-3, chloroplastic-like yields MFLRPISVSAFPLSPMKGDTHSHRSPFLFSTALSSSSSNSFLNYAFSSTISMRFRQRRSDKLLVVSATNKIVGTPLTGVLFEPFEELKKDAFVVPVSPRVSLARQGYSKESEAAINEQINVEYNVSYVYHAMFAYFDRDNIACKGLAKFFKESSEEEREHAEKLMEYQNKRGGKVTLHCIINPPSEFEHEEKGDALYAMELALSLEKLTNEKLLSLHSVAGRNNDPQMTEFIEREFLAEQVEAIKKIAEYVAQLRMVGKGHGVWHFDQMLLHEGDAAF; encoded by the exons atgTTTCTCAGACCCATTTCAGTTTCAGCCTTTCCTCTTTCACCCATGAAAGGGGATACCCATAGTCATAGAAGCCCATTTCTGTTCTCAACTGCCctgtcatcttcttcttctaattctTTCTTGAACTATGCTTTCTCTTCCACTATTTCTATGAGATTTAGGCAACGAAGAAGTGACAAATTACTCGTTGTTTCTGCAACAAACAAGATCGTTGGGACACCTCTAACTGGAGTGTTGTTTGAGCCATTTGAAGAGCTCAAGAAGGATGCTTTTGTTGTCCCGGTCTCCCCTCGAGTTTCGCTTGCTCGGCAGGGGTACTCCAAGGAGTCTGAAGCGGCGATCAATGAGCAGATCAA CGTGGAATACAACGTGTCTTATGTGTACCATGCCATGTTTGCCTACTTCGACAGGGACAACATTGCCTGCAAGGGCCTCGCCAA GTTCTTCAAGGAGTCaagtgaagaagaaagagagcatGCTGAAAAGCTGATGGAAtatcag AACAAACGAGGAGGAAAAGTAACACTACACTGTATAATAAATCCCCCCTCAGAGTTCGAGCATGAAGAGAAGGGAGATGCCTTGTATG CTATGGAATTAGCATTGTCTTTGGAGAAGTTAACGAACGAGAAACTTCTGAGCTTGCACAGT GTGGCAGGCCGTAACAATGATCCTCAAATGACAGAATTCATTGAGAGGGAGTTTCTAGCAGAGCAG gTTGAAGCCATTAAGAAGATAGCAGAATATGTTGCTCAATTGAGGATGGTTGGCAAAGGCCACG GAGTGTGGCACTTTGATCAGATGCTCCTCCATGAGGGTGATGCTGCATTTTGA
- the LOC133872816 gene encoding abscisic acid receptor PYL4-like, which translates to MLSSPPPPKSSLLLHRINATPTNTATKCVHNEWFPLTCATQVPDTVARHHTHAVGPNQCCSAVVQDIAAPVNTVWSVVRRFDNPQAYKHFVKSCNVIVGDGDVGTLREVRVVSGLPAARSTERLEILDEERHVISFSVVGGDHRLANYRSVTTLHPSPAGNGTVVIESYVVDVPPGNTREDTSVFVDTIVRCNLQSLTQIAENLGRLDKSSS; encoded by the coding sequence ATGCTTTCAAGCCCTCCTCCTCCCAAATCCTCACTCCTACTCCACAGAATCAACGCCACACCCACCAACACCGCCACGAAGTGCGTCCACAACGAGTGGTTCCCTCTCACCTGCGCCACCCAAGTGCCGGACACCGTGGCGCGCCACCACACGCACGCGGTGGGGCCCAATCAGTGCTGCTCCGCCGTGGTGCAGGATATCGCCGCACCGGTCAACACCGTCTGGTCCGTGGTGCGCCGCTTCGACAACCCCCAGGCCTACAAGCACTTCGTCAAGAGCTGCAACGTCATCGTAGGCGACGGCGACGTGGGCACCCTCCGCGAGGTCCGCGTCGTCTCGGGCCTCCCCGCGGCGCGTAGCACCGAGCGCCTCGAGATTCTCGACGAAGAGCGCCACGTCATCAGCTTCAGCGTCGTCGGTGGCGACCACCGCCTCGCCAACTACCGGTCGGTGACCACCCTCCACCCGTCACCCGCGGGCAACGGCACCGTCGTGATCGAGTCCTACGTGGTCGATGTGCCGCCCGGGAACACCAGGGAGGACACTTCAGTGTTCGTCGACACCATCGTTCGGTGCAACCTTCAGTCACTGACTCAGATCGCCGAGAACTTGGGCCGACTCGACAAGTCGTCGTCGTAA